A genomic region of Mugil cephalus isolate CIBA_MC_2020 chromosome 5, CIBA_Mcephalus_1.1, whole genome shotgun sequence contains the following coding sequences:
- the lrrtm2 gene encoding leucine-rich repeat transmembrane neuronal protein 2, with protein sequence MGFHSRWPLVGHAPAALCVISMLLVCLLSPASCTTCPQKCRCEDLQFYCDTQGLKAPPDGVDKGALGLSLRHNSITELSPDQFYGFSQLTWLHLDHNQITTVQEDAFQGLYKLKDLNLSSNRITKLPNTTFIHLINLQILDLSFNQMTALEPELFHGLRKLQILHLRSNLLRTTPVRAFWDCRSLEYLGLSSNRLRSLARNGFAGLIKLKELHLEHNQLTKINLAHFPRLVALQFLYLQWNKISNLTCGMEWTWTTLEKLDLTGNEIRVLTPDVFQTLPNLKILLLDNNKLSSLDSQVMDMWQSLGTIGLSSNLWECTKRICSLATWLSTFKGRWEHSILCHSPEYAQGEEILDAVYGFQLCQNFSAPVVQTISTTTDATTAAEITSSLFGIMQPTPTQDYAEDFGSFTTFTTTTTTTQTPRTAQATTAPLEEAAVTDDFSTMDNTAMTHRVIIGTMALLFAFFFIIFVVYISRKCCPPTLHRIRHCSAIQNRRQMRTQQRQPMADLATQVPYNEYEPSHEEGALVIINGYGQCKCQQLPYKECEV encoded by the exons ATGG GTTTCCATTCAAGGTGGCCATTGGTGGGACATGCACCAGCGGCTCTGTGTGTGATCAGCATGCTCCTTGTGTGCCTGCTGTCTCCTGCATCGTGCACAACCTGCCCTCAAAAATGCCGCTGTGAGGACCTGCAGTTCTACTGCGACACCCAGGGGCTTAAGGCTCCCCCAGATGGCGTGGACAAGGGAGCCCTGGGGTTGTCACTACGCCACAACAGCATCACTGAGCTGAGCCCCGATCAATTCTATGGGTTCAGTCAGCTTACTTGGCTGCATTTGGACCACAACCAGATTACCACAGTACAAGAGGATGCCTTTCAAGGGCTCTATAAACTGAAGGACCTCAACCTGAGCTCCAATCGTATCACCAAGTTGCCCAACACAACCTTCATCCACCTCATCAACCTCCAGATACTGGACCTGTCCTTCAATCAGATGACTGCATTGGAACCAGAATTGTTTCATGGACTAAGGAAGCTCCAAATACTCCATCTCCGCTCCAATTTACTTCGCACCACACCTGTTCGTGCATTCTGGGACTGCCGCAGCCTGGAGTATCTGGGCCTGAGCAGCAACCGTCTTCGGAGCCTGGCTCGGAATGGATTTGCTGGGCTCATTAAGCTTAAAGAGCTCCACTTGGAGCACAATCAGTTGACCAAGATTAACTTGGCCCATTTCCCTCGCCTTGTTGCCCTCCAATTTCTATATCTGCAATGGAATAAGATCAGCAACCTAACATGTGGCATGGAATGGACCTGGACCACTTTAGAGAAGCTGGACCTCACAGGAAATGAAATCCGTGTCCTGACACCTGACGTGTTTCAAACGCTgccaaatttaaaaattttGCTGCTGGATAACAACAAACTAAGCAGTCTGGATTCCCAAGTCATGGATATGTGGCAGTCTTTGGGTACCATCGGGCTGTCCAGCAACCTTTGGGAATGTACCAAAAGGATTTGCTCTCTGGCCACTTGGCTTAGCACCTTCAAGGGAAGGTGGGAACATTCCATTCTCTGCCATAGTCCTGAATATGCCCAAGGTGAGGAGATACTTGATGCTGTTTACGGATTCCAGCTTTGCCAGAATTTTTCAGCGCCAGTTGTTCAGACCATTAGTACAACCACTGACGCTACTACAGCTGCAGAGATCACAAGCTCCTTGTTTGGAATTATGCAGCCGACTCCCACGCAGGACTATGCAGAGGATTTTGGGAGCTTTACCACATTCACAaccactacaaccacaacacaaacaccacgCACTGCTCAAGCAACTACTGCTCCATTGGAAGAGGCAGCTGTAACGGATGACTTCTCAACAATGGACAACACTGCTATGACTCATAGGGTTATCATTGGAACTATGGCCCTTCTATTTGCattctttttcatcattttcgtTGTGTATATCTCACGGAAGTGCTGCCCTCCTACCCTGCACCGGATACGCCACTGTTCGGCTATTCAGAACCGCAGACAGATGAGGACCCAGCAGCGACAGCCTATGGCAGACCTAGCAACACAGGTACCCTATAATGAGTATGAGCCCAGCCATGAAGAAGGGGCACTTGTGATCATCAACGGCTATGGGCAGTGCAAGTGTCAGCAACTGCCTTACAAAGAGTGTGAAGTATGA